In a single window of the Globicephala melas chromosome 10, mGloMel1.2, whole genome shotgun sequence genome:
- the MFAP5 gene encoding microfibrillar-associated protein 5 isoform X3 — protein MLLLGPKVLLFLTVLIIPSDWTPLGVNSQRGDDVTPVTPETFTEDPNLVNDPATDETVLADIKPPTDDLASSDKNTTTECRDEKFACTRLYSVHRPVKQCIHQLCFTSLRRMYIINNEVCSRLVCKEHEVMKDELCRQMAGLPPRRLRRSSYFRLPPCDDVNLQRPSGL, from the exons ATGCTGCTTTTGGGACCCAAAGTGCTGCTGTTTCTCACTGTACTCATCATTCCCTCTG ACTGGACACCCCTAGGGGTCAACAGCCAAAGAGGAG ATGATGTGACTCCAGTGACTCCAGAGACATTCACAGAAGATCCTA ATCTGGTGAATGATCCTGCTACAGATGAAACAG TTCTGGCCGATATCAAGCCTCCCACAGATGACCTGG CCTCGTCCGATAAAAATACCACCACAG AGTGCCGGGATGAGAAATTTGCCTGCACAAGACTCTACTCTGTGCATCGGCCAGTGAAGCAATGCATCCATCAATTATGCTTTACCAG TTTACGGCGTATGTACATCATCAACAATGAGGTCTGCTCCCGTCTTGTCTGTAAAGAGCATGAAGTTATGAAAG ATGAACTCTGCCGTCAGATGGCTGGTCTACCCCCAAGGCGACTCCGTCGCTCCAGCTATTTCCGCCTTCCCCCCTGTGATGATGTGAACTTGCAGAGACCCAGTGGTCTGTGA
- the MFAP5 gene encoding microfibrillar-associated protein 5 isoform X1, producing the protein MLLLGPKVLLFLTVLIIPSDDVTPVTPETFTEDPNLVNDPATDETVLADIKPPTDDLASSDKNTTTECRDEKFACTRLYSVHRPVKQCIHQLCFTSLRRMYIINNEVCSRLVCKEHEVMKDELCRQMAGLPPRRLRRSSYFRLPPCDDVNLQRPSGL; encoded by the exons ATGCTGCTTTTGGGACCCAAAGTGCTGCTGTTTCTCACTGTACTCATCATTCCCTCTG ATGATGTGACTCCAGTGACTCCAGAGACATTCACAGAAGATCCTA ATCTGGTGAATGATCCTGCTACAGATGAAACAG TTCTGGCCGATATCAAGCCTCCCACAGATGACCTGG CCTCGTCCGATAAAAATACCACCACAG AGTGCCGGGATGAGAAATTTGCCTGCACAAGACTCTACTCTGTGCATCGGCCAGTGAAGCAATGCATCCATCAATTATGCTTTACCAG TTTACGGCGTATGTACATCATCAACAATGAGGTCTGCTCCCGTCTTGTCTGTAAAGAGCATGAAGTTATGAAAG ATGAACTCTGCCGTCAGATGGCTGGTCTACCCCCAAGGCGACTCCGTCGCTCCAGCTATTTCCGCCTTCCCCCCTGTGATGATGTGAACTTGCAGAGACCCAGTGGTCTGTGA
- the MFAP5 gene encoding microfibrillar-associated protein 5 isoform X2 → MLLLGPKVLLFLTVLIIPSDLVNDPATDETVLADIKPPTDDLASSDKNTTTECRDEKFACTRLYSVHRPVKQCIHQLCFTSLRRMYIINNEVCSRLVCKEHEVMKDELCRQMAGLPPRRLRRSSYFRLPPCDDVNLQRPSGL, encoded by the exons ATGCTGCTTTTGGGACCCAAAGTGCTGCTGTTTCTCACTGTACTCATCATTCCCTCTG ATCTGGTGAATGATCCTGCTACAGATGAAACAG TTCTGGCCGATATCAAGCCTCCCACAGATGACCTGG CCTCGTCCGATAAAAATACCACCACAG AGTGCCGGGATGAGAAATTTGCCTGCACAAGACTCTACTCTGTGCATCGGCCAGTGAAGCAATGCATCCATCAATTATGCTTTACCAG TTTACGGCGTATGTACATCATCAACAATGAGGTCTGCTCCCGTCTTGTCTGTAAAGAGCATGAAGTTATGAAAG ATGAACTCTGCCGTCAGATGGCTGGTCTACCCCCAAGGCGACTCCGTCGCTCCAGCTATTTCCGCCTTCCCCCCTGTGATGATGTGAACTTGCAGAGACCCAGTGGTCTGTGA